In Mustela lutreola isolate mMusLut2 chromosome 4, mMusLut2.pri, whole genome shotgun sequence, the genomic stretch AAACACACAGAGGGAATTTGAGATCACAACAGCTCTAACACAGGGGTCTGAGTACCTCTTAGCAGGGATGTTGGCTGCCATTTTCCACTCGTTTTTGTTCACATCATAAATCTCCACAGTTACTGAAGACCCATCTACAGTGCCAGAGGGGAGCCTTATGCCAGAATTGGTAGCAATGTGCAACCCTCCAATATAGAAAATTTTATCACCAAAAGCCGCAGCCGAAGCAAAAGACCTGCTAGTCTGTCTCATGGCCATTTCTACCCATGAATCAGACCTGGGAAAGTAACAGTACATGAGGTTCAGTGTCATCACATAAATGCAGTCGTGAACCACAACTGCCGCACTCCACTGCCACGCACAAGGCAGAGGGCTTACCATTGTCCACTCATCCTTCTCAGTATCGTATCTTTCCACAGTCCTCCGATTGAGTTCTCCACCTACACTGTCTCCTCCAATTGCATAGATATAGCCTTCACAGCAAACCAGAGATGGCTTTATACGGACAAAAAGCATCGGGGTCTTTGGAAACCAGGTATTTTGCTGTGCATCAAACCAATAAAAGCAattcacagttctgaaggcagTTTGAAGTTTGCTTGTTTTACTGtgatttgtttttgtgtttttcagaggaaCTTGACCCCCTGCTATATAGATGTCATTATCAGGAGTTACAACAGTCCCAACCTTATGCAAATCGGCTGGTGGGCTACACAGCTTGTAAACTTTTTCTGCTTGGGGGCTGTAACAGACAGAAGAGTAAAGACTACAAGGATTTTCTGAAGATGCTTCAATGAAAATCATCATCTCCTCTTTAGTCATTCCAAGTCTTGGTTTGAAAAACTTGGGCATAGACTTATACAGACCTTGAACCACTACAGACTTGTCATTGGGCGGCAGGCCTTGAAACCAAGCTCTCTGTGTTACTTCGGAAAGTGCATCAATTCTGATTTGGCTAAGAACTGAAGACAAATACTGGGATCGTGATTCTGTGTTGTACTCTAGCCACAGCATAGCAGCTTCGCGAACTGTCTCCTCCTTTTCAACATTTAAATTGTCACTACTGAGGATGTCTATCAGTAGGTCATGTGACAACTGCATGAAAGCTTCCTGGTGATATACAGCAGTGAACTTGTGCTCTACCATTCTTTTAGCACTTTGTTTTAGTTCCTCACAACTGAACAGATCAGCAAAACTCAACAATCGCACGCAattctctgcatttatttttttaattaagtattcTCGACAACGTTGTAATACATCTTCTACCTAAAATGGGGAGGTGATAAAGacaaattttacttttatgtaaaatgcaagttttttttaaaatccaagtatTATTAAGCAAATTCCTATACTATAGTTTCTATATTTAGATATGTATGCTTGGGCAAAGAGATAATGCCTTTCAGTAATAAAATAGTTTTGCATTTCTACTACTTGTCCAGTGGCCTACTTAAGTGTCCTATTTAGGAGCTAACAGTGTAACATTAAAAATAGGCTCTTAACAATAAATGGTCTTAAAGGAAAAGTATGGAAATGTATGTATAAGTTCTGTACTTTTCTAggcttaaaaatatgtaattttaaaaaatggaaacaatgtaaATCACAGTACATAAATTTATAATGATTAATGATAATCATTTATTATAAATGATTACTGTTGAGTAGAATCTGGTTTCCTCAACATGAACAAGATAGTACCACAGAACAAGAAAACTAGGCACGATGACTAAGTACTTATATGCCTTTCTTACCCAGAAAGATTGTCACCAAAGGAATAAATACACTAATATCcagttataaattatatttaaataacccACCTTAGCCATTCTGTTTCcaagatttgttttttcttaagaagGAAAAGTAGATCTCAGATGAATCAGGACTACTACCTACTCTACTTAAATACCACAGCAAGGTAACTAGAAATGGTTTACAGTGAGAAGTCAGGGTGCTTAGACTGGATGGTCAGTACTTAGGCAGTATTAGGCAGGTTTACTCCTCTAAGCCTCAGCTTTCTCCTGTATACAATTGGGGGAGATCCTTACCAATGATTATAATAAGGATTAGAtgatatctatgtatctatagatAAAGCACAACCTCTAACCTAGATAAAACATTAGAATAGTAGCAGGCATATAAAAACATTATCATTCTCTGTGGTTAATATGGAAAGTCATGTTGGTAGTCACAAAAAGCCTCTTGTCAGAGGACAGCCCAGTCCAAGAGAGAGTCCTGTGTTACATTTGGTAACTATGTGCATATAGAGTTCATTAACATGGTAGGAAAAAAGTTGTAAGGAACAGTGTCACTATTTACATTAATAAAGTACCCTGGAACCCAAATTTCCTAAAAttcctcaaactttttttttttagcaattctAAAAAATACCTGATTTGAGCTTCTGGTTCTAAAAAAGGTTACTGAAaacttaaactatggaaagaccatGTAGACTGTACGCATTTGCTCCTTTAAGGTTTGGAATTAGGTTATGAATGCCTTTAATCCTAAAGCACCAAGAAGCTACTATGGACCTTAATTTCCCCGGAGTGTTAAGTACAATAGGACACTGTATAAAACACAGACTGAGTTCTGGTTCCCAGAATTTCACTCAGTGTCATTCATACTCAACGCAGATCACACTATGCAGTACCTATCAGGTATCACGACCTGTTCTCCCCAAATACAACCTTTAGGGTCAAGGTTCTCCCCTCAGAGAAACTGTTTCTGAAGTACAAACTGTTCTTtcaaaacaagagaaaggaatgaggaatatattttttaatattcctcttaaatgttttttaaatgttgagaGGAAAATAGGGTAAAATAGTTTATCTGTAAATGGATCAATGATCACTTTTTTAAATAGATCTCCTAAATAGCTCAAATACAGTCACATGGCTATTATAAATACTTAAAGTCTGACAATTTCCATAAGAATCTtcagatttggggcacctgagtggctcagtgggttgagcctctgccttcggctcgggtcatgatctcagggtcctggatcaagccccacatcaggctctctgctcagtagggagcctgcttccccctgtctgtctgcctgcctctctgcctccttgtaatctctctctctctgtcaaataaataaacaaaaccttttaaaaaaaattcagattttctgtGAAAAGTAATACCATCAAAAACTAATATGTCTCCGGCTTTAGGAACAAAAAATTGAAGCccttacagttttgttttgggtttttttaaaaaagattttatttatttatttgacagacaaagatcacaagtaggcagagaggcaggcagagagagagagggaagcagactccctgctgagcggagaggtcatgatcccagggtcctgggattgagccactcatcgcatcagggctctctgctcagcagggagcctgcttcccttcccctctgcctgcctctctgcctacttgtgacctctgtcaaataaaatccttaag encodes the following:
- the KBTBD2 gene encoding kelch repeat and BTB domain-containing protein 2 — encoded protein: MSTQDERQINTEYAVSLLEQLKLFYEQQLFTDIVLIVEGTEFPCHKMVLATCSSYFRAMFMSGLSESKQTHVHLRNVDAATLQIIIAYAYTGNLAINDSTVEQLYETACFLQVEDVLQRCREYLIKKINAENCVRLLSFADLFSCEELKQSAKRMVEHKFTAVYHQEAFMQLSHDLLIDILSSDNLNVEKEETVREAAMLWLEYNTESRSQYLSSVLSQIRIDALSEVTQRAWFQGLPPNDKSVVVQGLYKSMPKFFKPRLGMTKEEMMIFIEASSENPCSLYSSVCYSPQAEKVYKLCSPPADLHKVGTVVTPDNDIYIAGGQVPLKNTKTNHSKTSKLQTAFRTVNCFYWFDAQQNTWFPKTPMLFVRIKPSLVCCEGYIYAIGGDSVGGELNRRTVERYDTEKDEWTMVSPLPCAWQWSAAVVVHDCIYVMTLNLMYCYFPRSDSWVEMAMRQTSRSFASAAAFGDKIFYIGGLHIATNSGIRLPSGTVDGSSVTVEIYDVNKNEWKMAANIPAKRYSDPCVRAVVISNSLCVFMRETHLNERAKYVTYQYDLELDRWSLRQHISERVLWDLGRDFRCTVGKLYPSCLEESPWKPPTYLFSPDGTEEFELDGEMVALPPV